A window of Aeromicrobium sp. A1-2 contains these coding sequences:
- a CDS encoding integrase core domain-containing protein, which yields MHHVRTRVRTPGQNGSRERGFGTLKYERLFIDEIDDAIMLAKHAEDYRIEYNTIRPHEAIAWNRPQEVHLGLADPTIPTFQTIKTLPTT from the coding sequence CTGCACCACGTCCGCACCAGGGTCCGCACGCCTGGGCAGAACGGGTCACGCGAACGTGGATTCGGGACGCTGAAATACGAACGGCTGTTCATCGACGAGATCGACGACGCGATCATGCTGGCCAAGCACGCCGAGGACTACCGGATCGAATACAACACGATCAGACCTCACGAAGCGATCGCCTGGAACCGGCCTCAGGAGGTGCATCTCGGCCTCGCCGACCCGACCATCCCGACATTTCAAACCATCAAAACCCTGCCAACTACTTGA
- a CDS encoding peptide chain release factor 3: MDATRESSASTSPSAASNEVLTQAARRRTFAVISHPDAGKSTLTEALALHAHVITEAGATHGKAGRKATVSDWMEMEQARGISISSTALQFEHDGIVFNLVDTRGHSDFSEDTYRVLSAVDFAVMLLDGAKGLEPQTLKLFDVCRRSGIPVITVVNKWDRPGLDPLELMDQIEQRIALRPTPLTWPVGIAGEFQGVIDRRDGTGIEYLRTAGGATMAGQVIHSPDEAAERFGEPWALASEEDELLSASEGDHDPEQFLAGRTTPVLFAAASLNFGISQLLEVMVTIAPSPRARPDIAGVPRPVDGDFSAFIFKIQAGMNTAHRDHVAFARVCSGVFHRGDVLTHSQSGRPFATKYAQSVFGRHRETADTAYPGDVVGLVNASQLSIGDTLFAESAVRYPPIPSFAPEHFAVVRSRDAGRHKQFRRGIDQLDREGVVQVLRSDLRGDQAPVLAAVGPMQFEVVVDRLRREFQTEVSLDLLDYHLALQVDADGALVVNGQPGAEVLTRTDGTRLAVFADKWRMQRIARENPALVLESLAAGAV, translated from the coding sequence ATGGATGCCACCCGTGAGTCGAGCGCCTCGACGTCGCCCAGCGCCGCGTCGAACGAGGTCCTGACCCAGGCGGCCCGCCGGCGAACCTTCGCCGTCATCTCGCACCCCGATGCCGGCAAGTCGACCCTGACCGAGGCGCTGGCACTCCACGCGCACGTCATCACCGAGGCCGGCGCGACGCACGGAAAGGCGGGCCGCAAGGCGACAGTGTCGGACTGGATGGAGATGGAGCAGGCCCGCGGCATCTCGATCTCGTCGACGGCGCTGCAGTTCGAGCACGACGGCATCGTCTTCAACCTGGTCGACACCCGGGGGCACTCAGACTTCTCCGAGGACACGTACCGCGTGCTGTCCGCCGTCGACTTCGCAGTGATGCTGCTCGACGGCGCGAAGGGCCTTGAGCCCCAGACCCTCAAGCTGTTCGACGTCTGTCGACGCAGTGGCATCCCGGTCATCACCGTGGTCAACAAGTGGGACCGCCCGGGCCTCGACCCGCTCGAGCTGATGGATCAGATCGAGCAGCGCATCGCGCTGCGGCCCACCCCACTGACCTGGCCGGTCGGCATTGCCGGCGAGTTCCAGGGCGTGATCGATCGACGCGACGGCACGGGCATCGAGTACCTCCGCACGGCCGGCGGAGCGACCATGGCGGGCCAGGTCATCCACTCCCCCGACGAGGCCGCGGAGCGGTTCGGTGAGCCGTGGGCGTTGGCCTCGGAGGAGGACGAGCTGCTGAGCGCCTCGGAAGGCGACCATGACCCGGAGCAGTTCCTGGCCGGACGCACGACGCCGGTGCTGTTCGCGGCGGCCTCGCTCAACTTCGGCATCAGCCAGCTGCTCGAGGTCATGGTCACGATCGCGCCCAGTCCTCGCGCTCGACCCGACATCGCTGGCGTGCCTCGTCCGGTCGACGGTGACTTCAGCGCCTTCATCTTCAAGATCCAGGCGGGCATGAACACGGCGCACCGTGATCACGTCGCGTTCGCGCGCGTGTGCTCGGGCGTCTTCCATCGCGGTGACGTGCTGACGCATTCGCAGAGCGGCCGACCGTTCGCGACCAAGTACGCCCAGAGTGTGTTCGGTCGCCACCGCGAGACCGCCGACACCGCGTACCCCGGGGACGTGGTGGGGCTGGTCAACGCCTCGCAGCTGAGCATCGGGGACACGTTGTTCGCTGAGTCCGCGGTCCGGTACCCGCCGATCCCGAGCTTTGCCCCCGAGCACTTCGCCGTGGTCCGGTCGCGGGACGCCGGACGGCACAAGCAGTTCCGACGGGGAATCGACCAGCTCGATCGTGAGGGTGTCGTCCAGGTGCTGCGCTCGGACCTGCGTGGAGACCAGGCGCCGGTGCTGGCCGCGGTCGGCCCGATGCAGTTCGAGGTCGTCGTCGACCGCCTCCGACGGGAGTTCCAGACCGAGGTCAGCCTGGACCTCCTGGACTACCACCTGGCCCTCCAGGTCGATGCCGATGGCGCACTGGTCGTCAACGGTCAGCCCGGCGCGGAGGTGCTGACCCGCACCGACGGCACCCGGCTCGCGGTGTTCGCCGACAAGTGGCGCATGCAGCGCATCGCACGGGAGAACCCCGCACTCGTGCTCGAGTCCCTGGCGGCCGGCGCCGTCTGA
- a CDS encoding SulP family inorganic anion transporter, which yields MNTVHPPEAGDNYSVRTALASPKILRVEVLAGLVVALALIPEAISFSIIAGVDPEVGLFASFTMAVSIAFLGGRPAMISAATGAIALVLAPLVREYGIDYLIATVMLGGVLQIVLAVTGFAKLMRFIPRSVMVGFVNALAILIFTAQVPHMIDVPFVVYPMIAVGIIVMVFLPRMTQVVPAPLVAIVLLTAFTVIAAINVPNVGDEGDLPNNLPSLFTPDIPLNLETLRIIAPYALAMALVGLLESLMTAKLVDDITDTHSDKTREAWGQGASNIITGFFGGMGGCAMIGQTMINVKASGARTRISTFMAGIFLLALVVGAGDVVAVIPMGALVAVMIMVAIGTFDWHSVQLNTLRRMPKSENVVMLSTVAVVVATHNLAIGVGVGVIIAMVMFARRVAHFTEVIDVAHPDENTRVYKVVGELFFASSNDLFYQFDYAGDPQNIIIDMSESHIWDASTVAALDAIETKYRAKGKNVDIQGLNEASMDRHAKLAGHLGGGH from the coding sequence ATGAACACTGTCCACCCGCCGGAAGCCGGCGACAACTACTCCGTACGAACAGCGCTCGCCTCCCCCAAGATCCTGCGCGTCGAGGTGCTCGCCGGGCTGGTCGTCGCGCTGGCACTGATCCCCGAGGCGATCTCGTTCTCGATCATCGCGGGCGTCGACCCCGAGGTCGGCCTGTTCGCCTCGTTCACGATGGCCGTTTCGATCGCGTTCCTCGGCGGGCGCCCCGCCATGATCTCCGCAGCCACCGGAGCGATCGCCCTGGTGCTCGCGCCGCTCGTCCGCGAGTACGGCATCGACTACCTCATCGCGACGGTCATGCTCGGCGGAGTCCTCCAGATCGTGCTGGCCGTGACGGGCTTCGCCAAGCTCATGCGCTTCATCCCGCGATCGGTCATGGTCGGTTTCGTCAACGCACTCGCGATCTTGATCTTCACCGCCCAGGTTCCGCACATGATCGACGTGCCGTTCGTCGTCTACCCGATGATCGCCGTCGGCATCATCGTCATGGTGTTCCTGCCCAGGATGACCCAGGTCGTGCCGGCGCCGCTCGTCGCGATCGTCCTACTGACCGCGTTCACCGTGATCGCCGCGATCAACGTCCCCAACGTGGGCGACGAGGGCGACCTGCCCAACAACCTCCCATCGCTGTTCACGCCCGACATCCCGCTGAACCTCGAGACGCTGCGCATCATCGCGCCGTACGCGCTGGCGATGGCCCTGGTCGGACTGCTCGAGTCACTCATGACCGCGAAGCTCGTCGACGACATCACCGACACCCACTCGGACAAGACCCGCGAGGCCTGGGGCCAGGGCGCCTCCAACATCATCACGGGTTTCTTCGGCGGCATGGGCGGTTGCGCGATGATCGGCCAGACCATGATCAACGTCAAGGCATCCGGCGCCCGCACCCGCATCTCGACTTTCATGGCCGGCATCTTCCTCCTCGCCCTCGTCGTCGGCGCCGGAGACGTCGTCGCGGTCATCCCGATGGGCGCCCTGGTCGCGGTCATGATCATGGTCGCGATCGGCACGTTCGACTGGCACAGCGTCCAGCTCAACACCCTGCGTCGCATGCCCAAGAGCGAAAACGTCGTGATGCTGTCGACGGTCGCCGTGGTCGTGGCGACCCACAACCTTGCCATCGGCGTCGGCGTCGGCGTCATCATCGCGATGGTCATGTTCGCCCGCCGCGTCGCTCACTTCACCGAGGTCATCGACGTCGCCCACCCGGACGAGAACACCCGGGTCTACAAGGTCGTCGGCGAGCTCTTCTTCGCCTCGAGCAACGACCTGTTCTACCAGTTCGACTACGCCGGCGACCCGCAGAACATCATCATCGACATGTCGGAGTCACACATCTGGGATGCCTCGACCGTCGCAGCGCTGGACGCGATCGAGACGAAGTACCGCGCCAAGGGCAAGAACGTCGACATCCAGGGGCTCAACGAGGCGAGCATGGACCGTCACGCCAAGTTGGCCGGTCACCTCGGCGGCGGCCACTGA
- a CDS encoding MerR family transcriptional regulator, translated as MDAVRMQIGEVADQVGLSLRTIRFYEETGLVIPSGRSVGGFRLYSESDVSRLQLIKRMKPLGFSVEEIGDFLGVLDNLASSDLDSVERTALLARLDDVRTSVDERIASLVAKVEQAGEFAVQLTEVSETSRSRLGRG; from the coding sequence GTGGACGCGGTACGCATGCAGATCGGCGAGGTTGCCGATCAGGTCGGCCTGAGTCTGCGCACGATCCGGTTCTATGAGGAGACCGGCCTGGTCATCCCTTCCGGCCGCAGCGTCGGAGGATTTCGGCTCTACTCCGAGAGTGACGTCAGCCGGCTCCAGCTCATCAAGCGGATGAAGCCGCTGGGCTTCTCGGTCGAGGAGATCGGGGACTTCCTCGGGGTGCTGGACAACCTGGCGTCCAGCGACCTGGACTCTGTCGAGCGCACGGCGCTCCTCGCCCGCCTGGACGACGTCCGCACGAGCGTCGACGAGCGGATCGCCTCGCTGGTGGCCAAGGTCGAGCAGGCCGGCGAGTTCGCGGTGCAGCTCACCGAGGTCAGCGAGACGTCCCGCTCACGGCTCGGCCGCGGCTGA
- a CDS encoding SDR family NAD(P)-dependent oxidoreductase, with the protein MTDQTMAGRTVLVTGASDGIGAETAKTLAAKGATVHVTGRSADKLRPIAEAVGTEPLIADFSRLDDVRRLAQELGDRVDTLDVLMNNAGGTFAPSNKTADGHEPNFQINHLAPFLLTNLLRPQLAAAGTSLVVNTSSVGNLMGKIVLDDLDYEHRRAIEFPAYGTGKLMNIVFTRGISQRWSGDGVVAVAVHPGPVGSSFGRDSWFVGLLYRSPLKRLATISVAEGAAPLIALAERGPDPEVDGRYFSRFKADGRENKHSHDQAIIDGLWERSEALVGLV; encoded by the coding sequence ATGACTGATCAGACGATGGCAGGCCGCACTGTCCTGGTGACTGGAGCGAGCGACGGGATCGGGGCCGAGACTGCCAAGACGCTGGCGGCCAAGGGCGCCACGGTCCACGTGACCGGGCGCTCCGCCGACAAGCTCCGTCCGATCGCCGAGGCGGTCGGCACCGAGCCGCTCATCGCTGACTTCTCCCGGCTCGACGATGTTCGCCGCCTCGCCCAGGAGCTCGGCGATCGCGTGGACACGCTCGACGTCCTGATGAACAACGCTGGCGGCACGTTCGCTCCGTCGAACAAAACCGCGGACGGCCACGAGCCCAACTTCCAGATCAACCACCTGGCGCCGTTCCTGCTCACCAACCTGCTCCGCCCCCAGCTCGCCGCGGCCGGCACGTCGCTGGTTGTCAACACCTCCAGCGTCGGCAACCTGATGGGCAAGATCGTGCTCGACGACCTCGACTACGAGCACCGCCGGGCGATCGAGTTCCCGGCCTACGGCACCGGCAAGCTGATGAACATCGTCTTCACCCGCGGTATCAGCCAGCGGTGGTCGGGCGACGGCGTTGTTGCTGTCGCCGTCCACCCCGGCCCGGTCGGCAGCTCGTTCGGCCGCGACTCGTGGTTCGTCGGGCTCCTCTATCGCTCCCCGCTCAAGCGGCTGGCCACCATCAGCGTCGCCGAAGGTGCGGCGCCGCTGATCGCCCTCGCCGAGCGCGGACCCGACCCCGAGGTCGACGGGCGCTACTTCAGCAGGTTCAAGGCCGACGGCCGGGAGAACAAGCATAGCCACGACCAGGCGATCATCGACGGCCTGTGGGAGCGATCGGAAGCGCTGGTCGGGCTGGTCTGA